In Syngnathus scovelli strain Florida chromosome 10, RoL_Ssco_1.2, whole genome shotgun sequence, the following are encoded in one genomic region:
- the LOC125969522 gene encoding afadin- and alpha-actinin-binding protein isoform X2, producing MGQLDQSPLPLHRKSQMFTNFCTEHNVPECVTHINQELLSLGLPPVWAQSGSSTDVNIVLVLNCMYDLLQLHRRDLQTVENMEMEQLKSSNNVDSLQLTITRLKEQLEVAKRENTGLHERERQLQLKVKTLQNGLKNDKEEIHKLQNIVSSRASQYNHETKRKEREFNKLKERLNQLLVDKKEKRLAIDVSNKLERTDGRRSLWKTEKTQAKHEGEMYKTLLKDYESRQRDLLLENAELRKVLKQMKNEMMGILTSRRSTDKGDKQDNGTLEVDSDVEEGIDSCQESVEPFSIQTREKLTNSVGRQWRRLKNHMERLDSRDYSEDIDNGPQETSNEMDKLRLVVRQCKDYIQEQQHLLQQKLGAYCVESSMLSDCHMFQEKDSLRDEWKNLEDQKKNFERERRNFTEAAIRLSQERKTFEEDRAMWLKQQILNLSPFADSKKPQRSKSQCAFQISETESSRALLPERSSTSPTLGHAPSVASSTSDLLHTLSFICENSSTKPKKSEDTGDTSFLAAKHKWWISGGDHSNLALSWEHGSI from the exons ATGGGCCAATTGGACCAGTCACCGTTGCCTCTGCACAGAAAGTCCCAAATGTTTACGAACTTCTGCACTGAGCACAACGTGCCAGAATGTGTAACACATATCAATCAG GAGTTGTTATCACTGGGACTTCCACCAGTGTGGGCGCAGTCGGGCAGCAGCACGGACGTGAACATCGTCTTGGTACTCAACTGCATGTACGACCTGCTTCAGCTGCATCGCAGAGACCTCCAAACCGTGGAGAACATGGAGATGGAGCAGTTGAAATCCAGCAATAATGTGGACTCACTGCAGCTCACCATCACGCGGTTAAAG GAGCAGCTTGAAGTTGCCAAAAGAGAAAACACCGGGCTTCATGAGCGGGAACGACAGCTCCAGCTGAAAGTGAAGACTTTGCAGAATGGCTTGAAAAACGACAAGGAAGAG ATTCACAAGCTGCAGAACATCGTCTCCAGTCGGGCCAGCCAGTACAATCACGAGACGAAGAGGAAAGAGAGGGAGTTTAACAAACTGAAAGAGAGACTCAATCAGCTCCTGGTAGACAAAAAGGAGAAGAGACTTG CTATTGATGTATCAAACAAACTCGaaagaactgatggcaggcggAGCCTTTGGAAGACCGAGAAGACGCAAGCAAA GCACGAGGGGGAGATGTACAAAACTCTGCTAAAGGACTACGAGAGCAGGCAGCGGGATCTACTGCTAGAAAATGCTGAATTGAGAAAGGTTTTGAAGCAgatgaaaaatgaaatgatgGGCATTCTCACTTCCAGGAGGTCAACTGACAAAGGTGACAAACAGGACAATGGTACTTTAgaa GTGGACTCAGATGTGGAAGAAGGGATTGATTCCTGTCAGGAGAGTGTGGAGCCGTTTAGTATTCAGACCCGGGAGAAGCTGACCAACAGTGTTGGACGTCAGTGGAGAAGACTAAAGAACCACATGGAGAGACTGGACAGCCGAG ATTACAGCGAAGACATTGATAATGGTCCTCAGGAAACATCAAATGAAATGGACAAACTAAGACTTGTGGTTCGGCAGTGTAAAGACTACATTCAGGAACAGCAGCACCTCCTGCAG CAAAAACTCGGCGCTTACTGTGTGGAGTCGTCTATGCTGAGCGACTGTCACATGTTCCAAGAGAAGGATAGTCtccgagacgagtggaagaactTGGAGGACCAAAAGAAGAACTTTGAGAGGGAGAGGAGGAATTTCACAGAGGCAGCAATTCGACTGAGTCAAGAG AGAAAGACTTTTGAGGAAGATCGTGCCATGTGGCTCAAACAACAGATTTTAAACTTGAGCCCTTTTGCTGACTCCAAGAAACCACAGAGGTCAAAGTCGCAATGCGCCTTTCAGATAT CTGAAACAGAATCCAGTAGAGCATTGCTTCCAGAAAGGTCCAGCACCTCCCCCACCCTTGGACACGCACCAAGTGTAGCATCCTCCACATCAGACCTGCTTCACACACTAAGCTTCATTTGTGAAAACAG CTCGACCAAACCCAAGAAAAGTGAAGATACGGGTGACACCAGCTTCTTAGCGGCGAAGCACAAATGGTGGATCAGCGGTGGCGACCATAGCAACCTCGCGCTCTCATGGGAGCATGGCTCAATCTGA
- the LOC125969522 gene encoding afadin- and alpha-actinin-binding protein isoform X1: MRINNIQLTYKTQCFNLWIVTLVIILTSYVNDVCSSPVRCQTPSLMGQLDQSPLPLHRKSQMFTNFCTEHNVPECVTHINQELLSLGLPPVWAQSGSSTDVNIVLVLNCMYDLLQLHRRDLQTVENMEMEQLKSSNNVDSLQLTITRLKEQLEVAKRENTGLHERERQLQLKVKTLQNGLKNDKEEIHKLQNIVSSRASQYNHETKRKEREFNKLKERLNQLLVDKKEKRLAIDVSNKLERTDGRRSLWKTEKTQAKHEGEMYKTLLKDYESRQRDLLLENAELRKVLKQMKNEMMGILTSRRSTDKGDKQDNGTLEVDSDVEEGIDSCQESVEPFSIQTREKLTNSVGRQWRRLKNHMERLDSRDYSEDIDNGPQETSNEMDKLRLVVRQCKDYIQEQQHLLQQKLGAYCVESSMLSDCHMFQEKDSLRDEWKNLEDQKKNFERERRNFTEAAIRLSQERKTFEEDRAMWLKQQILNLSPFADSKKPQRSKSQCAFQISETESSRALLPERSSTSPTLGHAPSVASSTSDLLHTLSFICENSSTKPKKSEDTGDTSFLAAKHKWWISGGDHSNLALSWEHGSI, encoded by the exons ATGAGAATAAACAACATTCAGTTGACTTATAAG ACGCAGTGCTTCAATCTCTGGATTGTCACTCTTGTGATCATCTTGACTAGCT ATGTCAATGACGTTTGCAGCAGCCCTGTCAGATGTCAAACACCTTCCTTGATGGGCCAATTGGACCAGTCACCGTTGCCTCTGCACAGAAAGTCCCAAATGTTTACGAACTTCTGCACTGAGCACAACGTGCCAGAATGTGTAACACATATCAATCAG GAGTTGTTATCACTGGGACTTCCACCAGTGTGGGCGCAGTCGGGCAGCAGCACGGACGTGAACATCGTCTTGGTACTCAACTGCATGTACGACCTGCTTCAGCTGCATCGCAGAGACCTCCAAACCGTGGAGAACATGGAGATGGAGCAGTTGAAATCCAGCAATAATGTGGACTCACTGCAGCTCACCATCACGCGGTTAAAG GAGCAGCTTGAAGTTGCCAAAAGAGAAAACACCGGGCTTCATGAGCGGGAACGACAGCTCCAGCTGAAAGTGAAGACTTTGCAGAATGGCTTGAAAAACGACAAGGAAGAG ATTCACAAGCTGCAGAACATCGTCTCCAGTCGGGCCAGCCAGTACAATCACGAGACGAAGAGGAAAGAGAGGGAGTTTAACAAACTGAAAGAGAGACTCAATCAGCTCCTGGTAGACAAAAAGGAGAAGAGACTTG CTATTGATGTATCAAACAAACTCGaaagaactgatggcaggcggAGCCTTTGGAAGACCGAGAAGACGCAAGCAAA GCACGAGGGGGAGATGTACAAAACTCTGCTAAAGGACTACGAGAGCAGGCAGCGGGATCTACTGCTAGAAAATGCTGAATTGAGAAAGGTTTTGAAGCAgatgaaaaatgaaatgatgGGCATTCTCACTTCCAGGAGGTCAACTGACAAAGGTGACAAACAGGACAATGGTACTTTAgaa GTGGACTCAGATGTGGAAGAAGGGATTGATTCCTGTCAGGAGAGTGTGGAGCCGTTTAGTATTCAGACCCGGGAGAAGCTGACCAACAGTGTTGGACGTCAGTGGAGAAGACTAAAGAACCACATGGAGAGACTGGACAGCCGAG ATTACAGCGAAGACATTGATAATGGTCCTCAGGAAACATCAAATGAAATGGACAAACTAAGACTTGTGGTTCGGCAGTGTAAAGACTACATTCAGGAACAGCAGCACCTCCTGCAG CAAAAACTCGGCGCTTACTGTGTGGAGTCGTCTATGCTGAGCGACTGTCACATGTTCCAAGAGAAGGATAGTCtccgagacgagtggaagaactTGGAGGACCAAAAGAAGAACTTTGAGAGGGAGAGGAGGAATTTCACAGAGGCAGCAATTCGACTGAGTCAAGAG AGAAAGACTTTTGAGGAAGATCGTGCCATGTGGCTCAAACAACAGATTTTAAACTTGAGCCCTTTTGCTGACTCCAAGAAACCACAGAGGTCAAAGTCGCAATGCGCCTTTCAGATAT CTGAAACAGAATCCAGTAGAGCATTGCTTCCAGAAAGGTCCAGCACCTCCCCCACCCTTGGACACGCACCAAGTGTAGCATCCTCCACATCAGACCTGCTTCACACACTAAGCTTCATTTGTGAAAACAG CTCGACCAAACCCAAGAAAAGTGAAGATACGGGTGACACCAGCTTCTTAGCGGCGAAGCACAAATGGTGGATCAGCGGTGGCGACCATAGCAACCTCGCGCTCTCATGGGAGCATGGCTCAATCTGA